One Arachis hypogaea cultivar Tifrunner chromosome 18, arahy.Tifrunner.gnm2.J5K5, whole genome shotgun sequence genomic window, ttttttgaaatttttatactCGTTTAACATTACTCATTGATATTCTATTTTCATTTATTATACTCCTAGTGTCCTACATCTGACAGGAAAAATGCCTGACTAATGGTTTTTTGTTGTTAAAAGTTGGTAGCAAAAATGTATAGAAGATGGTAACTATTCAGTAGAGTGAAGATAGATTTTGGAGAGAAAAGAGTCTCTCCATTACCCTTTAGCACATATATTCATTCTGTATTCCCTAGGTTATACTGATATCAGGCGAAAGCTGTGGAATAGAATCATCTTACTTGTTCTTGCACTGTTTCTACCTTCTCTCCCTCTAGTTCTAGTCCAGGATAATCATATTTTGGCCACTTATCTGTGAAGTAACTGAAGTATAAGTTAAATATTTAGTAATTATCGGGATTCAGGATAATACTTGTTTTTTCTTCAATTGGCTTTTGTTAATACGGACATAGAAGGATAACATAGTTTGGTTTATGTGCACATACAAACACAGCCATAATCTGATCATTTTGCAAATTTCCCCAAGTTTCTGTACATTGATGACGTTGCTTAACAGCAAGAACCTAATTTTTCTTATAATGTTGGAAGTTTGTTAGAACTAAATagcaactgaaaaaaaaaattgatttgattatTTTCTCTCTAGGATTTTCTGTCTGCTCCTGGAGAAATAATGTTCACTGCTGATATGGTTCTTTTGCATTTTATCCCTCTCTTTTTCTTCCCTCTTTTAAAGCACTTAACATCATTAGCCTCTTTACTCACACTTTGTATACCTTCCCTATTCTCTGAATATGTCACGGGGAACTTCGATAATAAATATGCAGCAAACCATAGGTTTACGCAAATCATATTTTCATTATTAAATTTTTGGCTTTGCTGCAAGCTTATTTGTAATTGGTGATCTAACATTATTCAACTAAAAGATCTGTTGAAATGGCAACTTCAATATTTGAGTGTATGAATGACAATAGTTCCTTATAGCTATACATGCTCTTTCATCAAAGGAATTGCCTTTAGTATTGTGAATTTAGGTTTGATTGTGTGCGTGTGCATGTGCATGTGAAACCCACTTGTAAGAATAGATTGTATAAGATGTTGGTATGTTCTGTGTTTACAGTGACTAGTTTTAGCATGTATATTCCTCCCTCTTAACTAATGTAATCTGTTTTTTGGCACTGgactgaattatattttatttttacgcAGATTCGACTTCTGAATGGCCACAAAGGGATGATATGAACTGGCCTGACCACATGAATGCTTATGATAGTGAAGGTTCTCTGGATGGCAAAAGATGGTCATCGCATCCCCATTCTTCTCTCGCCCATTTAAATGAACCTAAGCCCTTGTACAGAACGTCTTCCTATCCTGATCAGCAAAGGCAGCCACAACAATACCAACTCCAGCATCGCTCTAGTGAACCCGTTGCTAACTGGCTTGATCAACTTTTTTATGAAACTGAAACATCTCAGGATGGCAAAAGATGGTCATCACAGCCACATTCCTCCTTCCCTCAGCTACAAGAATCAAAGCCTTTGTACAGAACATCTTCATATCCTGAAAAGCAGCCAGAGCTTACTCGTTATTCCAGTGAACCAATTTTGGTACCAAAGTCTTCATTTACTTCTTTTCCTCCTCCTGGTGGCAGGTCTCAGCAGACTTCTCCTAGTCATAGTGCAAGCCACTTGAACATTTCATATCATGCTGGAGGAGCTCAGATGGGAGTTTCATCTCAAAATCTATCTCATCTTTCTAATTCTGCACTACAGTTGAGTGGATTAAACCATGGGTCTCATTTTGGTGGAAACATGCGCCAGTTTCCTACTGGTTCTGCTCTTCAGCGAATTCAGAACCAACTGGTCAACCAGGCAGCGTTATATCCTGGAGATCATTCAAACCTTCTTAGTAATATGTTGCAGCAGCAATTACACCTTCACAATGGATCAATATCTTCACACTTAATGACTCAATTACAGCAACAGCAACACAGATTGCATCATCCTGTTCAGCAATCTGCAAGCTATTTATCAGGTTTCAAGTCCCATTTATTTAACCCCCACCTTTCTTCTAGCTCGTCTCTTGGAAAATATGAACATATGCTTGGTCTGGGTGATGTTAGAGATCATAGGCCAAAATCAAAtcaaaaaggaaaacatagtctCCGTTTCTCCCAACAGAATTCTGATGCCGGTAGCCAGAAGAGTGAAAGTGGTTCATTACAGTTTAGGTCCAAATATATGACAAGTGATGAAATTGAGAGTATTCTTAGAATGCAGCATGCTGTGACTCATAGTAACGACCCGTATGTGGATGACTATTATCACCAAGCTTGTCTTGCAAAAAAGGCTCCTGTGGCAAAGTCAAAAAATTTGTTTTGCCCAACCCAGATAAGGGAAGTTCCTGCACGATCTCGTTCTAATTCTGATCAGCATGCTTTTCTCCAGGTTGATGCCATGGGTAGGATTACATTCTCATCTATTCGACGCCCTCGGCCTCTTTTGGAGGTTGATCCTCCAAACTCTTCTTTTACCAGTAGCTCTGAGCAAGGCATTTCAGAAAAGCCTCTTGAACAGGAGCCTATGTTTGCAGCTAGAGTCACAATTGAGGATGGTCTGTGTTTGCTCCTTGATGTAGATGATATTGATCGTTTCCTAAAGTGTAATCAGCTACAAGATGGGGGGAGCCAATTAAGACGAAGACGACAGGTCCTGTTGGAAGGATTAGCAACTTCACTTCAGCTTGTTGACCCACTGGGGAAAAATGGACATAAAGTTGGACTTGCTGCTAAGGATGATGTAGTTTTCTTGAGATTAGTATCTATTGCCAAGGGACGTAAGCTCCTTGCAAAGTATCTTCGGTTGCTTCTTCCTGGTAGTGAACTTATGAGGATAGTCTCTATGGCAATCTTCCGTCATCTAAGATTCTTATTTGGTGGTCTCCCTGCAGATCCAGCATCTTTGGAGACTACAAGTGACCTTGCTAAAATTGTCTGCCAATGTGTTCAAGGAATGGATCTTGGTGCTCTCAGTGCTTGTCTTGCAGCAGTTGTTTGTTCTGCGGAGCAGCCTCCTCTTCGTCCTCTTGGAAGCTCTGCTGGA contains:
- the LOC112771128 gene encoding protein PAT1 homolog; this encodes MVDMDVFGAGGDLGAAPSTQDLRQLGGASSEGAVFDASQYAFFGKDAVQEVELGGLEDDDYLPRVESKEDFFFNRDEAEDVRSLSDIDDLTTTFMKLNKNVSGPRSPGVIGDRGSRENSTSEWPQRDDMNWPDHMNAYDSEGSLDGKRWSSHPHSSLAHLNEPKPLYRTSSYPDQQRQPQQYQLQHRSSEPVANWLDQLFYETETSQDGKRWSSQPHSSFPQLQESKPLYRTSSYPEKQPELTRYSSEPILVPKSSFTSFPPPGGRSQQTSPSHSASHLNISYHAGGAQMGVSSQNLSHLSNSALQLSGLNHGSHFGGNMRQFPTGSALQRIQNQLVNQAALYPGDHSNLLSNMLQQQLHLHNGSISSHLMTQLQQQQHRLHHPVQQSASYLSGFKSHLFNPHLSSSSSLGKYEHMLGLGDVRDHRPKSNQKGKHSLRFSQQNSDAGSQKSESGSLQFRSKYMTSDEIESILRMQHAVTHSNDPYVDDYYHQACLAKKAPVAKSKNLFCPTQIREVPARSRSNSDQHAFLQVDAMGRITFSSIRRPRPLLEVDPPNSSFTSSSEQGISEKPLEQEPMFAARVTIEDGLCLLLDVDDIDRFLKCNQLQDGGSQLRRRRQVLLEGLATSLQLVDPLGKNGHKVGLAAKDDVVFLRLVSIAKGRKLLAKYLRLLLPGSELMRIVSMAIFRHLRFLFGGLPADPASLETTSDLAKIVCQCVQGMDLGALSACLAAVVCSAEQPPLRPLGSSAGDGASLILVSVLERATELLTDHHAACNYNMGNRSFWQASFDEFFGLLTKYCMNKYQSIMQSLLIQNPANVDDIGSDAAKAISKEMPVELLRASLPHTDDRQRKLLLDFAQRSVPVVGFNNNAGSSGGSHVNSETVLS